The genomic DNA TTGATCGGCGCATTCAGGCCCTGCAGAATCGGGCCGTAGGCTGCAAAGTCACCCAGACGCTGCGCAATCTTATAACCGATATTACCCGCGTTGATATCTGGGAAGATGAAAGTGTTGGCCTGACCAGCAACGGGAGAACCCTTGCACTTGGTCTTGGCGACAACGGGAGAGAATGCGGCGTCAAACTGCATTTCGCCGTCAATTGCGAGGTCAGGCGCAGCAGCCTTAGCTTTGGCGGTGGCATTTTTCACGAGGTCAACGCTTTCACCCTTGCCTGAGCCCATGGTAGAGTAAGACAACATCGCAACCTTGGGGTCGATGCCGAACGCTTTAGCGGTGCGTGCTGTTTCTAACGCAATTTCAACCAATTCATCCTCAGCAGGTGTAATATTTATGGCACAGTCGCCCATCGCATATCTTTCTTCCTTGCCATCCTTCTTGCGCACCATAATGAAGCAAGAGGATACAATCTTATTACCAGGCTTGGTCTTGACCAGCTGCAACGCGGGACGGACAGTATCCGCAGTGGAATAGGTAGCGCCACCAAGCAGCGCGTCAGCCTTACCCATTGCAACAAGCATGGTGCCAAAATAGTTGCCCTTAGAAAGTGCTTTGCGGCATTCCTCGGCGGTCATCTTACCCTTGCGCAGCGCAACCATCTTTTCTACCATTTCGTCCATTCCAGCATAGGTGGCGGGATCGATAATCTCAATTCCTGTGATATCAAAGCCATTGGTTTTTGCCGCAGACTGAACCTCTTCCGGTACGCCGATGAGCACTGGGGTCAGAATTTCTTCCTTTTTTAAACGGCTGGCAGCCTCAAGAATGCGGGGGTCAGGCCCTTCGGTAAAGACCAAACGACGGGGATTGGCCTTTAATACTGCAAGTAAGTTTTCAAACATGGCACAAAATTCTCCTTTTACTTCTTGGTGTATCATCACAATGTAGTTATTATACACCTTTTTACGACTAAATCTCAACCATAAAACACAAATTTTGTATACAATTTACTCAGATTTTACCCTCTTGAGTTATAAAAAATGCTGATAAAAAGCAATTCTCCGGCGTGATGCCCAAAACAAAATACTGTGGCTGGTGCTATCTTGCCCCAAAAAGGGCCATAATCATCCCCCCAATAAAAAGCATCCTGTTTTCAAAATTCACTTTGAAAACAGGACGCTCCCCAATAAATTAAATGGTCAGATCGCTATGCGATTAGAGCACGAGGCTGGGCGCGACATAAACGCGAGCACCAAGCTCCTGATCAAGCATATAGAGCCCTTTGCTGTCGGCGCCGAAAAGCTCCATCTTCTTGATGAGATCCTGCGCGTTGGTCTCCTCCTCACCCTGCTCCTTAACAAACCAATCAAGGAACTGCATGGTGCGAAAATCCTTCGCCTCGTACGCAGCCTCATAAATGGTATGGATCAGCTCAGTTACATACTGCTCGTGCTTCAACGCGGCCTGCAGCGGGTCCATGTTGTTTGTCAGTACGGCGTCAGGCTTCTCAATAGCCTCAAATGTCACCGACAGATCGTTATTCTGCATATATTGGACAAAAAGCATGGCATGATCGCGCTCTTCCTGCGCCTGAATCTTATACCAGTTAGCAAAGCCGTTAAGGCCCTGCTCAGTATAAAAGTTGGAAAACTGCAGATACAGATACGCTGAATAGAGTTCCTTTTGAATCTGGTTGTTCAGAAGGCTGGCTACCTTTTCAGTAAACATCATTATCGCTCCTTTGTTTGATGGAAAGACCGCGGCATTCTAGCTGCTAGCCTTTCAAGGGATTGTCCCTTAAATCTAGTATACCAAATTTGCCAAGAAACGCAACCATATTAAGGGAGGATTATGAGAATTTTTATTAAGTTATCTACTAACCACACAATCGACGCTGCTATACAGCTTTTTAAAAATTTTTTAACGTTAAGCCGGCGCCGCAAAGCGGCGCCGGCTTAATAATATTTATTAGGTGAATCTTATGCCCCCAGCGCAGCCAGACTCTCTTTGATCTTTGCCATGCGCTCAGTGGCTTTTTCCAGCTTGTCTCGTTCGGCGGCAATTACCTTTGCGGGCGCCTTGGCCACAAAGCCCTCGTTTGCAAGTCTGCCAGAAACCAGCTCGATATCCTTCTCACAGGCAGCCAACTCTTTGTTCAGACGAGCCAGCTCCTTCTCGCGGTCAATCAGCTCGTCCATCGGCAACAATAT from Oscillospiraceae bacterium MB24-C1 includes the following:
- the pta gene encoding phosphate acetyltransferase, producing the protein MFENLLAVLKANPRRLVFTEGPDPRILEAASRLKKEEILTPVLIGVPEEVQSAAKTNGFDITGIEIIDPATYAGMDEMVEKMVALRKGKMTAEECRKALSKGNYFGTMLVAMGKADALLGGATYSTADTVRPALQLVKTKPGNKIVSSCFIMVRKKDGKEERYAMGDCAINITPAEDELVEIALETARTAKAFGIDPKVAMLSYSTMGSGKGESVDLVKNATAKAKAAAPDLAIDGEMQFDAAFSPVVAKTKCKGSPVAGQANTFIFPDINAGNIGYKIAQRLGDFAAYGPILQGLNAPINDLSRGCDAEEVYQMSIITAGLK
- a CDS encoding ferritin produces the protein MFTEKVASLLNNQIQKELYSAYLYLQFSNFYTEQGLNGFANWYKIQAQEERDHAMLFVQYMQNNDLSVTFEAIEKPDAVLTNNMDPLQAALKHEQYVTELIHTIYEAAYEAKDFRTMQFLDWFVKEQGEEETNAQDLIKKMELFGADSKGLYMLDQELGARVYVAPSLVL